In Gadus chalcogrammus isolate NIFS_2021 chromosome 1, NIFS_Gcha_1.0, whole genome shotgun sequence, one DNA window encodes the following:
- the LOC130389652 gene encoding copine-5-like — MEGDVMDKLEAMATVCDFDPITGSIPATKVEITVSCRSLLDRDTFSKSDPLVVLYTQGVECKQWREFGRTEVIDNTLNPDFVRKYILDYFFEEKQNLRFDVYDIDSKSPDLAKHDFLGQVYCTLGEIVGSPASRLDKPLG; from the exons ATGGAGGGAGACGTTATGGACAAACTGGAGGCCATGGCCACAGTCTGTGACTTCGATCCCATAACGGGCAGCATCCCGGCCACCAAAGTTGAAATCACCGTGTCATGCAG GAGTCTTTTGGACAGAGACACATTCTCCAAATCAGACCCAC tgGTCGTACTGTACACCCAGGGAGTGGAGTGCAAACAGTGGAGAGAG TTCGGGAGGACGGAGGTGATAGACAACACGCTAAACCCGGACTTTGTCAGAAAGTACATCCTGGACTACTTCTTTGAGGAGAAGCAGAACCTGCGCTTTGACGT GTACGATATTGATTCCAAAAGCCCAGATCTGGCAAAGCAT GACTTCCTGGGACAGGTGTACTGTACGCTGGGCGAGATCGTGGGCTCCCCTGCCAGTCGCCTGGACAAGCCCCTGGGGTAA